In [Leptolyngbya] sp. PCC 7376, a genomic segment contains:
- a CDS encoding adenylate/guanylate cyclase domain-containing protein: protein MSSAKASSYVDDATALAVGADICDSFPELYGLEDIFAEILAGTQEQFEVKAINRQVADKQVYLDLYFRAYPTLKDTYSPQLLMFLEDVTDKMTLEQTLVQSNNETSLLVTALENARQYADTIIESIAEALIVTDPSGKILRINSVTTEILEYSSEELLGRSLFDVLKTPEAQLLRYEALSFFEQQTQGRSPRVEVNCLRKRGRPIILAFSCSRLDLANDQLEIIYVARDVTRDRLDQKRLAAQYMIARALSEVASIEKVIKDVLTIICNQLQFDVGELWQPVSLSEIDASNYPAIQSYPTSPIYLQRIHQVALANFDNKQVGFVDVSDRVLLVPGSGLAGRVWEQRSPQWIYDLVDDPDFGQKSFACREGLSSAFAFPVMAAGEILGIMTFFSEHPQSDNPELLQIMDAIGQQLGQYIRRKQTEEALKEQQQQTENLLLNILPESIATQLRQSGRTIARQFSAVTVLFADIVGFTEFSANLSPIEVVKILNQIFSGFDELTEKYKLEKIKTIGDSYMVVGGLPEPRPDHAAAIANMALDMQQTLTDLNEKTGHSFKLRIGINSGAVVAGVIGQKKFIYDLWGDTVNIASRMESHGVPDQIQCSLATYERLPQDNYQWEERGSIRVKGKGEMQTYFLVGRN, encoded by the coding sequence GTGTCATCAGCTAAGGCATCTTCGTACGTCGATGATGCGACAGCTTTAGCAGTAGGTGCAGATATTTGTGATAGTTTCCCAGAGCTTTATGGCCTAGAAGATATTTTTGCGGAAATTCTCGCTGGGACACAAGAGCAATTTGAGGTGAAGGCAATTAATCGTCAGGTTGCTGATAAACAAGTCTATCTTGACCTTTATTTTCGGGCCTATCCAACGCTCAAAGACACTTATTCTCCCCAGCTATTAATGTTTCTAGAGGATGTCACTGACAAGATGACTCTAGAACAGACATTGGTGCAGAGCAATAATGAGACCAGTTTGCTGGTGACCGCTCTTGAAAATGCGCGGCAATATGCAGACACCATTATTGAATCGATTGCTGAGGCGTTAATTGTCACTGACCCAAGCGGCAAAATTTTACGGATTAATTCGGTCACAACCGAAATTTTAGAGTACTCATCAGAAGAACTATTAGGGCGATCGCTCTTTGATGTTTTAAAAACACCTGAAGCACAACTTTTACGGTACGAAGCACTAAGCTTTTTTGAACAACAGACTCAAGGACGAAGTCCTCGGGTTGAGGTCAACTGTCTGCGAAAGCGTGGCAGACCAATTATTCTGGCCTTTTCTTGTTCACGGCTAGATCTCGCCAATGATCAACTAGAAATTATTTATGTTGCCCGGGATGTGACGCGCGATCGCCTCGACCAGAAACGGTTAGCGGCCCAATATATGATTGCCCGTGCCTTATCTGAGGTGGCATCTATTGAGAAAGTGATAAAAGATGTCCTCACCATCATTTGCAATCAACTGCAATTTGATGTGGGCGAACTCTGGCAACCTGTCTCTCTGAGTGAGATTGATGCGAGCAATTATCCGGCCATCCAGTCCTATCCCACGAGTCCCATTTACCTCCAACGCATCCATCAAGTCGCCCTTGCCAATTTTGATAATAAGCAAGTTGGCTTTGTTGATGTCAGTGATCGTGTGTTGTTGGTGCCAGGTAGTGGTTTAGCCGGTCGGGTATGGGAACAGCGATCGCCCCAGTGGATTTACGATTTGGTGGATGATCCAGACTTTGGCCAGAAATCTTTCGCTTGTCGCGAGGGCTTAAGTTCTGCGTTTGCATTTCCGGTGATGGCAGCGGGAGAAATCCTCGGGATTATGACCTTTTTCTCGGAGCATCCCCAATCGGATAATCCAGAGTTGCTACAAATTATGGATGCCATCGGTCAGCAGTTAGGGCAATATATTCGCCGCAAGCAAACCGAAGAAGCGCTCAAAGAGCAGCAGCAACAAACAGAGAATTTACTCCTTAATATCTTGCCGGAATCAATTGCAACACAGCTACGACAGTCTGGCCGGACGATCGCCCGCCAATTTAGTGCTGTGACTGTGTTGTTTGCCGATATTGTAGGCTTTACAGAATTTTCTGCAAATCTGTCTCCCATCGAAGTTGTAAAAATTCTCAATCAAATCTTCTCTGGTTTTGATGAGCTTACCGAAAAATATAAACTCGAAAAAATCAAAACCATTGGCGACTCCTATATGGTGGTCGGTGGTTTACCAGAGCCTCGCCCAGATCACGCGGCGGCGATCGCCAATATGGCCTTAGACATGCAACAAACTCTCACTGATCTAAACGAAAAAACAGGTCATAGTTTCAAGCTCCGCATCGGTATCAACAGTGGTGCGGTAGTTGCTGGCGTCATTGGTCAGAAAAAATTTATTTACGATCTCTGGGGCGATACCGTCAATATTGCCAGCCGGATGGAATCTCACGGTGTCCCCGACCAAATTCAATGCTCTCTCGCCACCTATGAGCGACTCCCTCAGGATAATTATCAATGGGAAGAACGGGGCTCTATTCGCGTGAAAGGTAAGGGCGAGATGCAAACTTATTTTTTAGTCGGTCGCAATTAA
- a CDS encoding peptidylprolyl isomerase, whose product MSEQANPKVFFDMTIGGEAAGRIVFELYADVVPETAENFRALCTGEKGMGKRGKPLHYKGSSFHRVIPEFMCQGGDFTNGNGTGGESIYGDNFPDENFQLKHSETGLLSMANRGPNTNGSQFFITTVLTPWLNGKHVVFGKAVEGLDVIEKIESHGSRSGATDAPVVIADCGEIK is encoded by the coding sequence GTGAGCGAACAGGCAAACCCCAAAGTATTTTTTGACATGACTATCGGTGGCGAAGCAGCAGGCCGCATTGTCTTCGAACTTTACGCAGATGTCGTCCCTGAAACAGCTGAAAACTTCCGTGCCCTCTGCACTGGCGAAAAAGGCATGGGTAAGCGCGGCAAGCCTCTCCACTACAAAGGCTCTAGCTTCCACCGTGTCATTCCCGAATTCATGTGCCAAGGCGGGGACTTTACCAATGGTAACGGCACAGGCGGTGAGTCTATTTACGGCGATAACTTCCCCGACGAAAATTTCCAGCTCAAGCACAGTGAAACTGGTTTGTTGAGCATGGCAAACCGTGGCCCAAATACCAATGGTTCTCAGTTCTTCATTACCACCGTACTAACCCCTTGGTTGAATGGTAAGCACGTCGTGTTCGGTAAAGCTGTTGAAGGCCTCGATGTGATTGAAAAGATCGAATCCCACGGCTCCCGTAGTGGCGCAACTGATGCACCTGTCGTTATCGCAGATTGTGGCGAAATCAAATAA
- a CDS encoding adenylate/guanylate cyclase domain-containing protein: MFNIWYNVTRVQPLLTPTQQSVLTSTILFYNVLIYPLAIACWIGRVRSLGKTIRALKQGKSISEARLHEARKQALNLPWLGTTIAAIAWFLCIPVFLGALLLAPDDPNPNIFLYLPVSITISALIAITQSFFAIELSSQQKFYPILFRNTKVAESLAAHSLSLYERGFLVVVSVGICPIISLLLLLSVPPPSDWQNLYFALVVGLIGIGFGFISAWMLGRTVVEPVMALKKASQAVMMGDLTTRINLKRADEFGPLIDEFNQMVAELEEKQYLRDMFGRHVGQGIAQQILQSNPELVGTEQNLTVMFTDIRNFTARSAISRPSDIVLLLNRFLNIMVEIVEQDHHGMVNQLLGDGFMALFGVGDTASNHAEQAVNAAQDMMRGLERLNQELIAEGIQPLQIGIGLHTGLAIAGSIGSPQRMEYTAVGDTVNVASRVESLTKVVGKPLVFSGTTKAALPKKFESRLEALEPQMVKGKSEPIEIYTLK; this comes from the coding sequence ATGTTCAATATTTGGTACAACGTCACCCGTGTTCAGCCCCTCCTAACCCCCACGCAACAATCAGTCTTAACGAGCACTATCCTTTTTTATAATGTGCTGATTTATCCGCTGGCGATCGCCTGCTGGATAGGTCGGGTGCGTTCCCTCGGTAAAACGATTCGAGCACTAAAGCAAGGTAAATCAATTTCGGAAGCACGATTGCATGAGGCTCGTAAACAAGCTTTAAATTTGCCTTGGCTTGGGACAACCATTGCGGCGATCGCCTGGTTTTTGTGTATCCCAGTTTTTCTAGGGGCATTGCTGCTGGCACCGGATGACCCGAATCCCAATATTTTTCTGTACTTGCCCGTTTCAATCACCATCTCTGCGCTGATCGCCATTACCCAAAGCTTTTTTGCCATCGAACTGAGTAGTCAACAAAAGTTTTACCCAATTCTCTTTCGCAATACAAAAGTAGCTGAATCCTTGGCAGCCCATTCCCTCTCCCTCTATGAACGAGGATTTTTGGTGGTTGTGTCTGTGGGAATTTGCCCAATTATTTCGCTGCTATTGTTGCTCTCTGTGCCACCGCCGAGTGATTGGCAAAATCTATATTTTGCGCTGGTAGTGGGATTAATTGGTATCGGGTTTGGGTTTATCAGTGCATGGATGTTGGGGCGTACCGTCGTGGAACCTGTCATGGCTCTCAAAAAAGCATCACAGGCGGTAATGATGGGAGATTTAACGACACGCATTAATCTCAAGCGAGCAGATGAATTTGGCCCCCTCATCGACGAATTTAATCAGATGGTGGCAGAGCTGGAAGAGAAGCAATATTTACGAGATATGTTTGGTCGTCATGTGGGACAAGGGATTGCCCAGCAAATCTTGCAAAGTAACCCAGAATTAGTCGGTACTGAGCAAAATCTAACGGTCATGTTCACCGATATTCGTAATTTCACAGCGAGAAGCGCTATTTCGCGCCCGAGCGATATAGTGCTGCTACTGAATCGCTTTTTAAACATAATGGTTGAGATTGTTGAACAAGACCATCACGGCATGGTGAATCAACTTCTCGGGGATGGGTTTATGGCACTGTTTGGCGTCGGTGATACGGCGAGTAATCACGCGGAGCAAGCAGTGAATGCGGCTCAAGATATGATGCGGGGTCTGGAACGCCTGAATCAAGAACTGATTGCTGAAGGGATTCAGCCGCTACAAATTGGCATTGGGTTACACACAGGCTTGGCGATCGCCGGGAGTATTGGCTCACCGCAACGGATGGAATATACAGCTGTGGGAGATACGGTTAATGTTGCGTCGCGGGTCGAGTCGTTAACCAAAGTAGTGGGTAAACCTCTGGTTTTCTCTGGCACAACAAAAGCAGCCTTACCAAAGAAATTTGAGTCTCGTTTAGAGGCCTTGGAGCCGCAGATGGTCAAAGGAAAATCAGAGCCAATTGAAATTTATACGCTGAAGTAA
- a CDS encoding Uma2 family endonuclease has translation MIAVADFPRKMTPEEYLAWEEQQEYRYEYIDGEIIAMTGGSLAHNDIALNLYSLLRPHLKKRGCRINVADVKVQGKANSRYFYPDLVISCHPEDKQAKKWIQYPSTIIEVLSPSTANYDKSRKLKLYRQIPSLQEYILIDSQKVSVEMYQRQTGKMWGYTDYGLDEILTIPSIEFECSVALLYEDAILEDVPEI, from the coding sequence ATGATTGCCGTCGCTGACTTTCCCAGAAAAATGACTCCCGAAGAATATCTTGCTTGGGAAGAACAGCAGGAATATAGATATGAGTACATTGATGGGGAAATTATTGCGATGACGGGCGGTTCCCTCGCCCACAATGATATTGCTCTAAATCTTTACTCTTTACTCAGACCTCACCTCAAGAAACGGGGTTGTCGGATTAATGTGGCGGATGTAAAAGTTCAGGGCAAGGCAAATAGCCGCTATTTTTATCCAGATCTAGTCATTAGTTGTCATCCAGAGGATAAACAAGCAAAAAAATGGATTCAATATCCCTCTACGATTATTGAGGTGTTATCTCCCAGCACTGCGAACTATGACAAAAGTCGTAAGCTGAAACTTTATCGTCAAATTCCTAGTCTGCAAGAATATATTCTCATCGATAGTCAGAAGGTCTCGGTGGAGATGTATCAACGCCAAACTGGAAAAATGTGGGGCTATACGGATTACGGTTTAGACGAGATTTTAACGATTCCAAGCATTGAATTTGAATGCTCAGTGGCCTTGCTATATGAAGATGCCATCCTCGAAGATGTGCCAGAGATTTAA
- a CDS encoding chromophore lyase CpcT/CpeT, with product MSHSTDAKALATWMAGEFSNFDQALANSALFAHIKVCMRPMPQEFFEGYGLFLEQAYSSGLEQPYRLRVFHIKPVGDHLELIHYKPKEEIKEQFFGASRNLDILKTVTMEALDPMPGCDMIVTFENGAFQGVVQEGKGCKVFRNNTESYLDNRFEITANNLISIDRGRDPVTDEIVWGSLAGAFEFKKIKNFSAEVV from the coding sequence ATGAGCCATTCCACCGATGCAAAAGCCCTCGCCACTTGGATGGCAGGTGAATTTTCAAACTTTGACCAAGCCCTCGCAAACTCGGCTCTCTTCGCCCATATCAAAGTTTGTATGCGCCCGATGCCCCAAGAATTTTTTGAGGGGTATGGCTTATTTCTCGAACAGGCCTATAGCTCTGGGTTAGAGCAGCCTTACCGTCTACGTGTTTTTCATATCAAGCCTGTCGGTGATCATTTAGAACTGATTCACTACAAGCCCAAAGAAGAGATTAAAGAACAATTTTTTGGGGCATCCCGTAACCTCGATATCCTGAAAACCGTCACGATGGAAGCGCTCGATCCAATGCCAGGTTGTGACATGATCGTGACCTTTGAGAATGGTGCATTTCAAGGTGTGGTTCAAGAAGGCAAGGGTTGCAAAGTTTTCCGCAACAACACAGAAAGCTACCTCGATAATCGTTTTGAAATTACAGCGAATAACTTGATTAGTATCGATCGGGGTCGCGATCCAGTCACTGATGAAATTGTGTGGGGTTCTTTGGCTGGGGCATTTGAATTCAAAAAAATCAAAAACTTTTCAGCAGAAGTTGTCTAG
- the recN gene encoding DNA repair protein RecN: MLCLLHIENFALIDRLELDWRAGLMVLTGETGAGKSIILDAIDLALGGKANARMLRTGCDRAVIEATFSITPELKKWLGQQEIDLLDDDTVVCSRELTVGKSSLRSRSRVNGVVLNQSLMAELRQFLVEITAQGQTVELMVPERQRTLLDSYGGAKVQKQVEKVAIAHQEYLAAKRLIEQRRTNEQERLQRLDLIKYQLQELNDANLENPDELDDLKNDGDRLSHVVELQQLSYQTNQILYQNDGGDNPAVADLLGDAENLLQEMVEYDPQLESFLEMVQNALTEVVEAGHQISTYGDNLETDPEHLAHIEERIRELKQICRKYGATLGEAIAYRDKLQAELEELTGGGQSIEELEEACQIKLEQLENLCSELTALRQKAATKLEKQLIKELKPLAMEKVIFECRLIPAKPTATGANLITFYFSPNPGEAVQPLAEIASGGEMSRFLLALKACFTQKKSTAKTLVFDEIDAGVSGKVAQAIATKLHQLSQFHQVLCVTHQPLIAAMADSHFRVAKKVVKQKQNGKDPRTIVIVEQLEKIQTRRDELAQLTGGHSAEDAISFAESLLSQAEEQKTKVTQTK; this comes from the coding sequence ATGTTGTGTTTGTTACACATCGAAAATTTTGCACTCATTGATCGTCTCGAACTGGATTGGCGAGCAGGTTTGATGGTGCTTACAGGGGAAACAGGTGCGGGAAAATCAATTATTCTTGATGCGATTGATTTAGCGCTAGGCGGCAAAGCTAATGCTCGAATGCTCCGGACTGGCTGCGATCGCGCTGTCATTGAAGCAACCTTTTCGATAACGCCAGAGCTCAAAAAATGGCTAGGGCAGCAGGAAATTGATCTGCTCGATGATGACACAGTGGTCTGTAGTCGAGAGCTAACGGTGGGAAAAAGTTCGTTGCGATCGCGCAGTCGAGTGAATGGCGTGGTGCTCAACCAATCGCTCATGGCAGAGTTGCGTCAATTTTTGGTGGAAATCACAGCGCAGGGCCAAACGGTTGAATTGATGGTTCCTGAGCGGCAACGCACTTTGCTTGATAGTTATGGTGGTGCAAAAGTCCAAAAACAAGTTGAGAAAGTGGCGATCGCCCACCAAGAATATTTAGCGGCAAAACGACTAATCGAGCAACGACGCACAAATGAGCAGGAACGGTTGCAGCGATTGGATTTAATCAAGTACCAATTGCAAGAACTGAACGATGCCAACCTCGAAAACCCTGATGAACTAGATGATTTAAAAAACGATGGCGATCGCCTGTCCCATGTGGTGGAGTTGCAGCAGCTCAGCTATCAAACAAATCAAATTCTTTATCAAAATGATGGTGGCGATAATCCAGCAGTGGCAGACTTGCTGGGTGATGCCGAAAATTTGCTTCAAGAAATGGTTGAGTATGACCCGCAGCTCGAAAGCTTTTTGGAGATGGTACAAAATGCCCTCACTGAAGTGGTTGAAGCAGGACATCAAATCAGCACCTATGGCGACAATCTCGAAACCGATCCAGAGCACCTCGCCCACATCGAAGAACGCATCCGTGAGCTGAAACAAATTTGCCGTAAATATGGCGCAACCCTAGGGGAGGCGATCGCCTACCGCGACAAACTCCAAGCTGAATTAGAAGAGCTCACTGGTGGCGGGCAGTCTATCGAAGAGTTGGAAGAAGCCTGTCAAATCAAGTTAGAACAGCTGGAAAATCTCTGCAGTGAGTTAACGGCATTACGACAGAAAGCCGCGACCAAACTCGAAAAACAATTGATCAAAGAACTCAAACCATTGGCGATGGAGAAGGTGATTTTTGAATGCCGTCTTATCCCTGCGAAACCCACTGCCACAGGTGCAAACCTGATCACGTTTTACTTTAGTCCGAACCCCGGTGAAGCAGTGCAACCCCTCGCTGAAATTGCGTCCGGTGGTGAAATGAGTCGTTTTCTCCTCGCCCTCAAAGCCTGTTTCACCCAGAAAAAAAGCACAGCCAAAACCCTTGTTTTTGATGAAATTGATGCAGGAGTTTCTGGTAAAGTTGCCCAGGCGATCGCCACCAAATTGCATCAACTCAGCCAGTTCCACCAAGTCTTGTGTGTTACCCACCAACCGCTTATTGCAGCAATGGCAGATTCCCATTTCCGTGTTGCTAAAAAAGTCGTTAAACAAAAACAAAACGGCAAAGACCCCCGCACCATCGTCATAGTGGAACAACTCGAAAAAATCCAAACTCGCCGTGATGAATTGGCTCAGTTAACTGGCGGACATTCCGCAGAGGATGCCATTTCGTTCGCCGAATCTCTTCTCTCCCAAGCCGAGGAACAAAAAACAAAAGTTACCCAAACTAAATAA
- a CDS encoding DEAD/DEAH box helicase, with product MKFQTLGLSSEILRAVVDENYSEATPIQEQAIPPILQGRDILASAQTGTGKTAGFTLPLLERLSEVPFKKGSRAPRALILTPTRELAIQVSESVNTYGKYLPLKPVVIYGGVNIKRQIQGLQRGCDIVVATPGRLLDHVFQKTIDLSHIEIFVLDECDRMLDMGFIRDIRKIMAKIPGDRQTLMFSATFSQAIQKLAKTLLDDPAQVEVAPRNTAAEQVEQMVHLVDQKRKRELLSYLIGFKNWRQVLVFTRTKHGANRLAKQLAQDGLTTAAIHGNKSQGARSRALKEFKEGKVRVLVATDVASRGLDIDQLPHVVNFELPNVPEDYVHRIGRTGRAGNEGQALSLVAHHEKPLLKDIEKLLNRKLDKEVLPGYEPTPESELETTEKPKRGGGGGQRRKRRGNNSQSRKKSYGAKSRPSRSRKPNSSSR from the coding sequence ATGAAATTTCAGACCCTTGGTCTTTCGAGCGAAATCCTCCGTGCCGTCGTCGACGAAAACTATAGCGAAGCAACCCCGATTCAAGAGCAGGCTATCCCTCCGATTTTGCAAGGACGCGATATTCTCGCCAGTGCCCAAACTGGAACAGGTAAGACAGCAGGTTTCACCCTACCTCTCCTCGAAAGACTGAGTGAAGTACCTTTCAAAAAAGGCTCTCGTGCCCCGCGCGCCCTCATTCTCACCCCAACCCGTGAACTCGCTATTCAAGTCAGTGAAAGCGTTAACACCTATGGCAAATATCTTCCACTAAAGCCAGTTGTCATTTACGGTGGCGTCAATATTAAACGCCAAATCCAAGGCTTACAAAGAGGCTGCGATATTGTGGTAGCAACGCCGGGAAGACTGCTTGATCATGTCTTCCAAAAAACAATTGATTTATCCCACATTGAGATTTTTGTCCTAGATGAGTGCGATCGCATGTTAGATATGGGATTTATCCGCGATATCCGCAAAATTATGGCGAAGATTCCAGGTGATCGCCAAACCCTGATGTTTTCAGCGACTTTCTCCCAAGCCATCCAAAAATTAGCGAAAACATTATTGGATGACCCAGCACAAGTCGAAGTCGCTCCCCGCAACACCGCCGCGGAGCAAGTGGAGCAAATGGTGCATCTCGTCGATCAAAAACGAAAGCGAGAACTATTGTCTTACCTCATTGGCTTTAAAAATTGGCGTCAAGTTTTAGTTTTTACCCGCACAAAACATGGTGCTAATCGCCTAGCAAAGCAACTTGCGCAAGATGGCCTCACCACTGCGGCAATCCACGGCAATAAAAGCCAAGGCGCTCGTTCTCGTGCCCTCAAAGAATTTAAAGAAGGAAAAGTTCGCGTTCTCGTAGCAACCGATGTCGCTTCCCGTGGCTTAGATATTGACCAATTGCCCCACGTCGTCAATTTCGAGCTGCCCAATGTGCCAGAGGATTATGTCCACCGTATTGGTCGTACAGGTCGTGCAGGCAATGAAGGACAAGCTCTTTCTCTCGTTGCCCACCACGAAAAGCCCCTTCTAAAAGATATTGAAAAACTCCTTAACCGCAAACTGGATAAGGAGGTGTTACCAGGCTATGAACCCACACCAGAGTCTGAGCTAGAAACGACGGAAAAACCAAAGCGTGGTGGTGGCGGCGGACAAAGAAGAAAAAGACGGGGCAATAATAGCCAAAGTCGCAAGAAAAGCTATGGTGCAAAATCCCGCCCTTCTCGCAGTAGAAAGCCTAATTCTTCTAGTCGATAA
- a CDS encoding tetratricopeptide repeat protein — protein sequence MPLSVGLLALPQLQQSTVAVEAVTNCELPACTQVLGSKQSKENEIPETDFIAWFEQGLEYGAQGRYEDEIASYDKALAINPEFHDAWFYRGLALGFLNRYEDEVISYDRAITLQPNNGDTWFNRAVALENLGQIDAAITSYEAAGEANPEDAEAWYNRGILLGGLGRFEEEIASYDKSLSIDPTSTDTWYNRGVSLGDLGRLEEEIESYDKALEQDPENQDAWYNRGVAFGLLGEFEKEIESYDILLALNPEDADTWYNRGISLSDLGQESEAIVSYREAIRLDPQRDIVFYNIAVSQVRLGEIDAALDSLEKAIELNPANRSFAETDVEFTELFDHPRFQELVLQEVLS from the coding sequence ATGCCTTTGTCCGTTGGTTTACTTGCTCTGCCGCAATTGCAGCAAAGTACGGTTGCTGTAGAGGCGGTCACCAATTGTGAGCTACCAGCTTGTACGCAGGTTCTGGGAAGCAAGCAATCCAAAGAGAATGAAATTCCTGAAACGGACTTTATAGCTTGGTTTGAGCAAGGTCTCGAATATGGCGCTCAGGGTCGCTATGAAGATGAAATTGCTAGTTATGATAAAGCTCTCGCCATCAATCCTGAGTTTCACGATGCATGGTTTTATCGAGGCTTAGCATTGGGTTTCCTCAATCGTTATGAGGATGAGGTGATTAGCTATGATCGGGCGATCACCCTCCAGCCCAATAATGGTGATACTTGGTTTAACCGTGCCGTTGCCCTGGAAAATCTTGGTCAAATAGATGCGGCGATCACCAGCTATGAAGCAGCAGGAGAAGCAAACCCCGAGGATGCCGAAGCTTGGTATAATCGCGGGATTTTGCTCGGTGGTTTAGGACGTTTTGAAGAAGAAATTGCCAGCTATGATAAATCCCTTTCTATTGATCCAACAAGCACAGACACTTGGTACAACCGTGGGGTTTCATTAGGAGATTTAGGTCGTCTAGAAGAAGAAATTGAGAGTTACGATAAAGCACTCGAACAAGATCCTGAAAATCAAGATGCTTGGTATAACCGAGGGGTTGCCTTTGGTCTTTTGGGAGAGTTTGAGAAGGAAATCGAGAGCTATGACATTCTTTTAGCGCTCAATCCTGAAGATGCCGATACTTGGTACAACCGTGGAATTTCCCTCAGCGATCTTGGTCAAGAATCAGAGGCGATCGTCAGTTATCGTGAAGCCATTCGACTTGATCCCCAAAGAGATATAGTCTTCTATAATATTGCCGTTTCTCAAGTGCGTCTTGGCGAGATAGATGCAGCCTTAGACAGTTTAGAAAAAGCGATTGAGCTCAATCCGGCTAACCGTAGTTTTGCTGAAACAGATGTCGAATTCACTGAACTCTTTGATCATCCTCGCTTCCAAGAATTAGTGTTGCAAGAAGTGTTGAGCTAA
- a CDS encoding M48 family metallopeptidase, producing MLHRKKNRWLYGCMAGITAISINLATPTVSQAGWLDNILRGVLIWGVQSYQISNLSDADEMDFGKQIHNEIIGSRQGQVQLYNNTKVVNYIEEIGERLAANSRRPGIDYRFFVVDDDSINAFATMGGYTYVNTGLIEAAANEAELASVIGHEIAHIEEKHSIGQMQAQARNQGLLAAAGLDSSQIVQLGVAIAFDYPHSRSDERDADDLGFELLTKAGYAPDAMASFMTTLMNESGGNGGSSFLSTHPGTAERIDTLQKNADDYVADSDYTKGSFHDIGLNEQHYRNKISPLQ from the coding sequence ATGCTGCATCGGAAAAAGAATCGTTGGCTATATGGTTGCATGGCAGGCATCACTGCTATCAGTATCAACCTCGCGACCCCTACAGTCAGTCAGGCTGGCTGGCTCGATAATATTTTACGAGGCGTTTTGATTTGGGGGGTGCAGAGTTATCAGATCTCGAATCTGTCTGATGCTGATGAAATGGATTTCGGTAAGCAGATCCATAATGAGATTATTGGATCAAGGCAAGGGCAAGTTCAGCTCTATAACAATACAAAAGTTGTAAATTATATCGAAGAGATCGGTGAACGTCTCGCTGCGAATAGTAGGCGTCCTGGCATCGACTATAGGTTTTTTGTTGTGGATGACGATAGTATTAATGCCTTTGCAACAATGGGCGGCTACACCTATGTGAATACGGGTTTGATTGAGGCCGCAGCGAATGAAGCAGAGCTCGCGAGTGTGATCGGTCACGAAATTGCCCATATCGAAGAGAAGCACTCCATTGGGCAAATGCAAGCCCAAGCGCGAAATCAAGGATTGCTTGCGGCAGCAGGGCTCGATAGTAGTCAAATTGTCCAGCTCGGTGTGGCGATCGCCTTTGATTATCCCCATAGTCGTAGCGATGAACGGGACGCCGATGATCTGGGTTTTGAGCTGCTTACGAAAGCGGGTTATGCACCAGATGCAATGGCTTCATTTATGACAACTTTGATGAATGAGAGTGGTGGTAATGGTGGTTCTTCTTTTTTAAGTACACACCCCGGCACCGCTGAACGTATCGATACATTGCAAAAAAATGCTGATGATTATGTCGCTGATAGTGATTATACGAAGGGCAGCTTCCATGACATTGGCCTTAATGAACAGCACTATCGCAATAAAATCTCGCCTTTACAGTAA
- a CDS encoding DUF2470 domain-containing protein, which translates to MSEIITSAVSDRICNHMNKDHADAVLTYAQYFGKRDDANAAEMLALDEAGMDLNITVNEQLEKLRIPFPQVLTNPKDAHTVLVDMMNKAKGETAAAE; encoded by the coding sequence ATGTCAGAAATTATTACGTCTGCTGTGAGTGACCGCATCTGTAACCACATGAATAAAGATCATGCGGATGCAGTCCTAACCTATGCTCAATATTTTGGTAAACGCGATGATGCCAATGCGGCTGAAATGTTAGCTCTCGACGAAGCGGGTATGGATCTCAACATTACGGTAAATGAGCAACTCGAAAAGTTGCGTATTCCGTTTCCTCAAGTTTTGACAAATCCAAAAGACGCCCACACAGTACTTGTGGACATGATGAATAAAGCAAAGGGTGAAACTGCAGCAGCAGAATGA